One Brumimicrobium sp. DNA window includes the following coding sequences:
- a CDS encoding gliding motility-associated C-terminal domain-containing protein yields the protein MRDFLKNIILIIIVIIGMFSFSNTANASHVAGGYIQFDCTGTPGVYKIRLVLYRDCSGISMSTSNQTIKLTNTCGIANPKTVTVSYKSMQEVSQVCATDQNKTTCKGGTIPGFQEYIFEGTVNLGNCNSWTASYALCCRNNVNNVSGASSTDFYVKTQIFTGTDNCNDSPAVTAQPEPYVCKGQPVSYNLGAYEPDGDVIVYSLVSALNSNGNPLNYTGGNSGPSPVPGVNIDPNTGTVTWLPTTNGTYIFVIQMTEYDSNGNVVTVTNYEYQTTVITCSNQLPVTPAQSGGISNITGSIVQNGPNSLTLCKGFQGCFSMVFSDPDAANILTVTSNLALVLPGATITQTGNNPVTITVCWQPTTALGVVGLNFLVEDNACPLTGQNNYAATINVVDPGVPSVVATPELCGGTNQGQATITMSGGAPPFTYSISGPVNQNNSTGVFTNLPPGTYSYTVNTSQGCPLIGNFTLAPGPNLPVSTTKIDVNCNGQNNGSATVTPGGGTAPYIYVWSQGGTPIGQNTQTASNLTAGTYDVSVTDNNGCANTATVTIAQPNVLTGTLNPTPTLCNGASNGQISVTGVTGGTAPYTYSIDGGAYQAGTTFTGLAAGNHQVTIKDNKGCTLVLTINITQPPVLTLTLNSTQPATCGNNSGSASVTAAGGTAAYTYSIGGTSNGTGNFTNLAPGSHTINVTDANGCTASVVANITTIVAPTVSIDNLKQVSCFGGNDGKAVIAVSGAAAPVSYSLNGGAGQASNTFNNLSAGSYTVTITDANGCTATTTFTITQPPVLNFTSSITPSTCSGDCNGQIVVTAMGGTSPYTYSSNNGMSFGPSGTLTGLCAGNINVVVKDAMGCLVNSLEVMTQPSSLTATYVNTDPICHNGSDGMIQVNAAGGTPAYTYSVDGGAFQSGSTLTGLASGNHNVIIKDANGCQINATQTLGNPPGILIDTLYMTPSNCGFNDGQIAFTAAGSNPPFTYTWNGSTNATGVFTNQLAGAHLAYVTDALGCKDSIFFGINDIQMGGQLISLTNLTCFEDYSGDVSVINTKGSAPITFELDNSGTTQTNGNFAGLDAGSHIITIYDNGFCIFTIPFTLTQPDPVEFAGTTVDVSCNGGSTGQINVTNPTGGDGNYQYSIDGFVYQAGTNFSGLSQGDYTIYAEDGNGCPGSTDFHIDEAPLITFVTNLFDLMCYGDNTGAIEIVATGGTGTYTYSNDNGSTFQSSYAFPGLAAGTYNLVVKDAVNCQVSGTATINQPTPLTATYAPLANTCFNACDGQLTITANGGTSPYQYSIDNGVTMTTNSNITGICEGTYTVLVSDNHNCQITASQTITQPTQVTFTSVETPSTCSDPNGVITITASGGTPGYTYSNDNGGTFVVGNVFNGLAQGTYNLAVKDANGCPATGTQIVTDMPSPSITMLQGTDPLCNGDANGIINVTATGGTGTLTYSVDGGAFQASSTLNGLSAGSHIVTIQDANGCTDTDNITLVDPPVLTFTTVPTALTCFQNSTGKIVVTPNGGTPTYTYSFDNGTTFGASPVNNFIAAGTYNIVVKDFNNCTATGTETVTEPTQLVFNNITSTDALCFGSCDGTITLSVGGGTAPYTYQWPTGISSPTSDQANGLCAGDYSFIVNDANNCLINDLVTINQPDSVQITSIDKTNVTCFGFCDGTIQINSPTGVQFSIDNGANFQAGNSFTNLCANDYNIVVKDANGCLVNGFKNIWQAEQITLAISNDTTVCYGFNAKVVASATGGIQPYDFQWSVPNPTGWDTLEVVATSTQTYTVDVFDFNGCTPAQESMTLTVIPLVDIVVLQDTTICPGGTATLTAQGINGLPGYSYMWSNGETTPTINVKPSSTTTYTATVTDQCGDDASADAVVDIHSLPTVQFEADSLIGCTPLTVNFTNLTDPNQMNGNCVWKINGETITGCGPIQYTFTDIHCYDVTLQVESNFGCKTDTIYTNYICVEGYPIADFDFNPSSPSILNNTINFMNMSIGGQSYNWTFDGNGSSSEVNPSVTYDNLKAATTVMACLEVTSQYGCKDDICKKIDIKEEFNIYVPNTFTPDHDDYNEVFKPVFPPNMEMREYHMMIFNRWGEILFESYNPDAGWRGTYGIDSDRIVKDGTYIWKIEFFQGDRKEKEEMVGHVNVIK from the coding sequence ATGCGCGATTTTTTAAAAAATATTATTCTAATTATTATAGTAATAATTGGAATGTTTAGTTTTAGCAATACAGCTAATGCCTCACACGTGGCTGGAGGATATATTCAATTCGATTGTACTGGTACGCCTGGTGTTTATAAAATCAGATTGGTATTGTATCGAGACTGTTCTGGTATTTCTATGTCAACGAGTAATCAGACTATTAAACTAACAAATACATGTGGAATAGCTAACCCCAAAACGGTTACTGTGTCATATAAATCTATGCAGGAAGTATCTCAGGTGTGTGCAACCGATCAAAATAAAACTACTTGTAAGGGAGGAACAATTCCAGGATTCCAAGAATATATCTTTGAAGGAACAGTTAACTTAGGGAATTGTAATTCATGGACAGCTAGTTATGCGCTATGCTGCCGAAATAATGTAAATAATGTTTCAGGTGCAAGTAGTACTGATTTCTATGTAAAAACTCAAATCTTTACGGGTACTGATAATTGCAACGATAGTCCAGCGGTTACCGCACAGCCAGAACCTTATGTTTGTAAGGGACAGCCTGTATCGTATAATTTAGGGGCTTATGAACCAGATGGTGATGTTATTGTGTATTCATTAGTTAGCGCTCTGAATAGCAATGGTAATCCATTAAATTACACAGGAGGTAATAGCGGACCAAGCCCTGTCCCTGGGGTAAATATCGACCCTAATACGGGAACAGTTACCTGGTTGCCAACTACAAATGGAACCTATATCTTTGTTATCCAAATGACAGAGTATGATAGTAATGGTAATGTTGTTACGGTTACAAATTATGAATACCAAACAACGGTTATTACTTGTAGTAACCAACTACCGGTAACTCCCGCTCAATCTGGGGGTATAAGTAACATTACAGGAAGTATTGTGCAAAATGGACCAAACAGTTTAACTTTATGTAAAGGATTTCAGGGTTGTTTCTCTATGGTCTTTAGTGACCCTGATGCAGCCAATATTCTAACAGTTACTTCTAATTTAGCATTAGTATTACCAGGAGCCACTATCACTCAAACTGGAAATAACCCAGTTACTATCACTGTGTGTTGGCAACCCACAACTGCCCTAGGTGTAGTAGGATTAAATTTCCTAGTAGAGGATAATGCCTGCCCGTTAACTGGACAAAATAACTATGCAGCGACTATTAATGTGGTGGATCCTGGTGTCCCAAGTGTTGTTGCTACTCCAGAATTATGCGGTGGAACAAATCAAGGTCAAGCAACTATAACTATGTCAGGCGGAGCTCCTCCATTTACATATAGTATTTCAGGACCTGTTAACCAGAATAATAGTACGGGAGTATTTACAAATCTACCTCCGGGTACATATTCATATACGGTAAATACCTCACAAGGATGCCCTCTTATTGGTAACTTTACGTTAGCTCCTGGCCCAAATTTACCTGTATCAACTACCAAAATAGATGTAAATTGTAACGGGCAAAATAACGGTTCAGCTACCGTAACCCCTGGAGGAGGTACTGCACCATATATTTATGTGTGGAGCCAAGGTGGAACTCCGATTGGTCAAAATACACAAACTGCTTCTAATTTAACAGCTGGTACATACGATGTTTCTGTAACAGACAATAATGGATGTGCTAATACCGCTACTGTGACTATTGCTCAACCAAACGTTTTAACAGGGACATTAAACCCAACACCTACCTTGTGTAATGGGGCTTCTAATGGACAAATATCTGTGACAGGCGTAACAGGTGGAACTGCACCATATACTTATAGTATTGACGGAGGAGCATATCAAGCAGGAACTACATTTACAGGTCTGGCAGCAGGAAATCATCAAGTAACTATTAAAGATAATAAAGGTTGTACTTTAGTTTTAACTATTAATATTACTCAACCTCCCGTTTTAACGTTGACACTGAATAGTACACAACCAGCAACTTGCGGAAACAACTCTGGTTCTGCTTCTGTGACCGCTGCTGGTGGTACAGCTGCATATACATATTCTATTGGCGGAACAAGTAATGGTACTGGAAACTTCACCAATCTAGCACCAGGATCGCATACTATTAATGTTACGGATGCCAATGGTTGTACTGCTTCCGTTGTTGCTAATATTACAACTATAGTTGCCCCTACTGTTTCTATTGATAATTTAAAGCAGGTTAGTTGTTTTGGTGGTAATGATGGTAAAGCTGTAATTGCAGTGAGTGGTGCAGCTGCTCCTGTTTCATATTCATTGAATGGAGGGGCAGGACAAGCTTCTAATACTTTTAATAATTTATCAGCTGGAAGTTACACTGTAACTATCACAGATGCAAATGGATGTACTGCAACAACTACTTTCACAATTACACAACCACCAGTTCTTAATTTTACATCTTCTATTACCCCTTCAACATGTAGTGGAGATTGTAATGGCCAAATCGTTGTAACTGCTATGGGTGGTACATCTCCTTATACATATTCAAGTAACAACGGTATGTCTTTTGGACCTTCAGGTACATTAACAGGTCTATGTGCAGGAAATATTAATGTGGTTGTTAAAGATGCGATGGGATGTTTGGTGAACTCTCTAGAAGTTATGACACAGCCTTCTTCTTTGACAGCTACCTACGTAAATACAGATCCTATTTGTCACAACGGATCTGATGGTATGATTCAGGTAAATGCAGCAGGTGGTACTCCTGCTTACACTTATAGTGTAGATGGTGGCGCATTCCAATCTGGAAGCACACTTACTGGATTAGCATCAGGTAATCATAATGTGATTATTAAGGACGCAAATGGTTGTCAGATTAATGCAACACAAACACTTGGTAACCCTCCAGGTATTTTAATTGATACATTATATATGACTCCTTCTAACTGTGGTTTTAATGATGGTCAGATTGCATTTACTGCAGCAGGTTCTAATCCTCCATTTACATATACATGGAATGGATCTACAAATGCTACAGGAGTGTTTACCAATCAATTGGCTGGTGCACACTTAGCTTACGTAACAGATGCTTTAGGCTGTAAAGATTCTATCTTCTTCGGTATTAATGACATACAAATGGGAGGTCAACTTATTAGTTTGACTAACCTTACTTGTTTTGAAGATTATTCTGGTGATGTTTCAGTTATTAATACGAAGGGTTCTGCTCCTATTACTTTTGAATTAGATAATAGCGGAACAACTCAAACAAATGGTAATTTTGCTGGGTTAGATGCTGGTTCACATATTATAACGATTTATGATAATGGATTCTGTATCTTTACAATTCCATTTACATTAACTCAACCTGACCCTGTTGAATTTGCTGGAACTACCGTAGATGTATCTTGTAATGGTGGTTCTACTGGTCAGATTAATGTAACTAACCCTACTGGAGGTGATGGGAATTATCAATATAGTATAGATGGATTTGTTTATCAGGCTGGCACAAATTTTAGCGGTCTTTCTCAAGGAGATTATACAATCTATGCAGAGGACGGTAATGGTTGCCCAGGATCTACAGATTTCCATATTGATGAAGCACCACTTATTACATTTGTTACAAACTTATTTGATTTAATGTGTTATGGAGATAATACGGGTGCAATTGAAATAGTTGCAACAGGCGGTACTGGAACCTATACATATAGTAACGATAATGGTTCTACTTTCCAATCTTCATATGCTTTCCCAGGTTTAGCTGCAGGTACTTATAATTTAGTTGTTAAGGATGCTGTTAATTGTCAAGTTTCTGGAACGGCAACTATCAATCAACCAACGCCTTTGACTGCTACGTATGCGCCTCTAGCAAATACTTGCTTTAATGCATGTGATGGTCAATTAACAATTACTGCAAATGGTGGAACTTCGCCATATCAATATAGTATAGACAATGGTGTTACAATGACCACCAATAGCAATATAACTGGAATTTGTGAAGGTACATATACTGTTTTAGTTAGCGATAATCATAATTGTCAAATTACAGCCTCTCAAACTATTACACAACCAACACAGGTAACCTTTACATCGGTAGAGACTCCTTCAACATGTAGTGACCCTAATGGAGTTATTACCATTACAGCATCTGGCGGTACACCAGGTTATACTTATAGTAATGATAATGGAGGGACATTTGTGGTAGGTAATGTATTTAATGGTTTGGCTCAAGGTACATATAACCTTGCCGTTAAAGATGCTAATGGTTGTCCGGCTACTGGTACCCAAATTGTGACAGATATGCCTTCTCCTTCTATAACTATGCTTCAGGGAACAGATCCTCTATGTAATGGTGATGCTAATGGTATTATTAATGTGACTGCAACTGGTGGAACAGGAACTCTTACATATTCTGTTGATGGAGGAGCATTTCAAGCAAGTAGTACATTAAATGGTTTATCAGCTGGTTCACATATTGTTACAATTCAAGATGCTAATGGATGTACAGATACAGATAATATTACTTTAGTAGATCCTCCAGTACTAACATTTACTACAGTGCCTACGGCATTGACTTGCTTCCAAAACTCTACAGGTAAGATTGTGGTTACTCCAAATGGAGGTACACCAACATATACATATTCTTTTGACAATGGAACAACTTTTGGAGCTTCCCCAGTAAATAACTTTATTGCAGCAGGAACTTATAATATTGTAGTAAAAGATTTTAATAATTGTACAGCGACTGGTACTGAAACGGTTACAGAACCAACACAATTAGTATTCAATAATATTACTTCAACAGATGCTTTATGCTTTGGTTCTTGTGATGGAACAATAACTTTATCTGTAGGTGGAGGTACAGCGCCATACACTTATCAATGGCCTACCGGAATTAGTAGCCCAACTAGTGATCAAGCAAATGGTTTGTGTGCAGGTGATTATTCTTTTATAGTGAATGATGCAAATAACTGTTTGATTAATGATCTTGTAACGATTAATCAACCAGATTCTGTACAAATCACTAGTATTGATAAAACAAATGTGACTTGTTTTGGATTCTGTGATGGAACTATACAGATTAACTCTCCAACTGGAGTTCAATTCTCTATTGATAATGGAGCAAACTTCCAAGCAGGAAATAGTTTTACAAATCTTTGTGCCAATGATTACAATATTGTTGTTAAAGATGCAAATGGATGTTTGGTAAATGGCTTTAAAAATATTTGGCAAGCAGAACAAATTACTTTAGCAATATCTAATGACACAACTGTTTGTTATGGATTTAATGCGAAAGTCGTTGCATCTGCAACAGGAGGTATTCAACCATATGATTTTCAGTGGAGCGTTCCAAACCCTACAGGTTGGGATACATTGGAAGTTGTAGCAACAAGTACACAAACTTATACGGTAGATGTGTTTGATTTTAATGGATGTACACCTGCACAAGAAAGTATGACTTTAACAGTAATTCCATTAGTAGATATTGTGGTATTGCAAGATACAACTATATGTCCTGGAGGTACAGCAACCTTAACAGCACAAGGAATAAATGGATTACCTGGTTATTCTTATATGTGGAGTAATGGAGAAACTACTCCAACCATTAATGTGAAGCCAAGTTCAACAACTACATATACCGCGACAGTCACTGACCAATGTGGAGATGATGCTTCGGCTGATGCTGTTGTGGATATTCATAGTTTACCTACTGTTCAATTTGAAGCTGATTCACTAATTGGTTGTACTCCGTTAACTGTTAATTTCACAAATTTGACAGATCCAAATCAGATGAATGGAAATTGTGTATGGAAAATTAATGGAGAAACTATTACAGGTTGTGGACCTATCCAATATACCTTTACAGATATCCATTGTTATGATGTAACGCTTCAAGTAGAGTCTAATTTCGGATGTAAAACGGATACTATTTATACAAATTATATTTGTGTAGAAGGATATCCAATTGCAGATTTTGATTTTAATCCGTCTAGTCCATCTATATTAAATAACACTATCAATTTTATGAATATGTCTATTGGAGGTCAATCATATAATTGGACATTTGATGGTAATGGTTCTTCAAGTGAAGTAAATCCTAGTGTTACCTATGATAATTTAAAGGCTGCCACAACTGTTATGGCATGCTTGGAAGTGACTTCACAATATGGATGTAAGGATGATATTTGTAAGAAGATAGATATTAAGGAAGAGTTTAACATCTACGTACCAAATACATTTACACCTGATCATGATGACTATAATGAGGTGTTTAAACCTGTATTCCCACCTAATATGGAAATGAGAGAATATCACATGATGATTTTCAATAGATGGGGAGAAATTTTATTTGAATCATATAACCCAGATGCTGGATGGAGAGGAACATATGGAATTGATTCAGATAGAATTGTAAAAGATGGAACCTATATTTGGAAGATTGAATTCTTCCAAGGTGACAGAAAAGAAAAAGAAGAGATGGTTGGACACGTTAATGTGATTAAATAA